The following are encoded in a window of Podospora pseudoanserina strain CBS 124.78 chromosome 6, whole genome shotgun sequence genomic DNA:
- a CDS encoding hypothetical protein (EggNog:ENOG503NWPZ; COG:S): MNLEASVFASDIISDPVGWTTATTSSSEMTWELNRRRWLRSLNSRFIYGTVPLLHTIIFCIEMALFARLTSRFNGYYEERPILTMMVSNAILGGIADTVAQSITAIRQRAVRKHPYGLDAREDAAAIEIHELDRKNPLSDRDLIPDSKALPPPFDFERLTRFMAYGFCMAPVQFRWFKFLESTFPLTKASAFVPAMKRVACDQLVFAPFGVAAFFTAMTLAEGGGTKGVSQKMKDMYFPTLKANYILWPAVQVVNFRLMPVQFQLPFVSTVGIAWTAYLSLTNAAENVQPASKPNNTELESLPR, translated from the exons ATGAATCTTGAAGCGTCCGTCTTTGCATCTGATATCATCAGCGACCCCGTTGGATGGACTACTGCAActacttcttcttccgaGATGACTTGGGAACTAAATCGTAGGCGCTGGCTTCGCTCCCTCAACTCTAGATTCATCTATGGGACAGTG cctTTACTACACACAATCATCTTCTGTATCGAGATGGCTCTCTTCGCACGACTTACCAGCCGTTTTAATGGCTACTACGAGGAACGACCGA TTCTCACCATGATGGTGAGCAACGCCATCCTGGGTGGCATAGCCGATACGGTCGCCCAGTCCATCACGGCGATTCGTCAGCGCGCTGTTCGCAAGCACCCCTATGGCCTCGACGCTCGAGAAGACGCGGCTGCCATCGAAATCCACGAACTCGACCGCAAGAACCCCCTGAGCGACCGCGACCTCATCCCCGACTCCAAAgccctcccgccccccttcGACTTTGAGCGCTTGACCCGCTTTATGGCCTACGGCTTCTGCATGGCACCCGTACAATTTCGGTGGTTCAAGTTTCTCGAGAGCACGTTTCCTTTGACCAAAGCCAGCGCATTTGTTCCGGCGATGAAGCGGGTGGCGTGTGATCAGCTGGTCTTTGCGCCGTTTGGCGtggcggccttcttcacGGCCATGACACTGGCCGAGGGTGGCGGTACCAAGGGGGTCTCTCAGAAGATGAAGGACATGTACTTTCCTACGTTGAAGGCGAACTACATTTTGTGGCCTGCGGTGCAGGTTGTCAACTTTCGGTTGATGCCGGTGCAGTTCCAGCTC CCTTTTGTATCCACGGTTGGTATCGCCTGGACTGCGTATCTGTCTCTGACAAATGCTGCCGAGAACGTGCAGCCGGCAAGCAAGCCGAATAATACGGAACTGGAGAGCCTGCCGAGATGA
- a CDS encoding hypothetical protein (EggNog:ENOG503NVU0; COG:Q; CAZy:AA1) — translation MRFSFFFGNFLGWATWTVAVPLEHTKRQSCANGPTARNCWGDFSIDDDVTYTWPDTGVTRSYSFDVGLATLAPDGVEKVMMVVNGQYPGPTIEANWGDSVQVEVCNNLSQNGTSIHFHGVRHLNTNHADGAVSQTECPIAPGDCHTYRFKATQHGSSWYHSHYSLQYGDGLLGAIVIHGPTTANWDIDLGPLLITDHYHESVFDLADEPLTSLIGIPPVAVNGLMNGKNAYLTGTGSRAEFTFTPGKKHLLRLVNTGSEMIFRFAVDQHHMTVVAMDFIPIQPFETDTLLIAIGQRYDVIIEADQSPDVAYWARGVPMTSCFAINLMSTDIRAIVRYESDTPVTGDPTSTSWLMLDTCADEDLSNLVPHITHSVGPSALTQNFNAVLLPSQGDNYAVRWRVGGSEPYRPPKNNPVVKQVIDTAAVNLTADFNPIDLTSLAPSSWVYLIVESLAPLPHPLHLHGHDTYVLARGTGPYVELLTSLDLESPPRRDTFNLPQSGYVVLAFQTDNPGSWLLHCHIQWHIHQGFALTLVEGSPSSIQGVYGSGEDAEMRRVCQNWGSSGLETTD, via the exons ATGAGGTTCAGCTTCTTTTTCGGAAACTTCCTCGGCTGGGCCACTTGGACGGTTGCTGTCCCTCTCGAGCACACCAAGAGACAGAGTTGCGCGAATGGCCCGACCGCGAGGAACTGCTGGGGTGACTTTAgcatcgacgacgacgtgACTTATACATGGCCTGACACAGGCGTGACCCGCTCT TACTCGTTTGATGTCGGCCTGGCAACCCTTGCGCCAGATGGAGTCGAGAAAGTCATGATGGTTGTCAACGGACAGTATCCAGGACCTACCATTGAAGCAAACTGGGGCGACAGCGTCCAAGTCGAAGTCTGCAACAACTTGTCCCAGAACGGGACCAGCATTCACTTTCACGGCGTGCGTCATTTGAACACCAACCATGCCGATGGTGCTGTCTCTCAGACCGAATGCCCTATTGCGCCAGGTGACTGCCACACCTACCGCTTCAAAGCCACCCAGCACGGCTCCAGCTGGTACCACTCCCACTATTCGTTGCAATATGGCGATGGGTTGCTTGGAGCCATTGTGATCCACGGGCCTACCACGGCCAACTGGGATATTGACCTCGGGCCTCTGCTCATCACCGATCACTATCACGAATCAGTCTTTGATCTGGCAGACGAACCCCTGACCAGCCTCATCGGCATCCCCCCCGTTGCTGTGAATGGTCTGATGAATGGCAAGAACGCGTACTTGaccggcaccggcagccGTGCTGAGTTCACCTTTACTCCTGGAAAGAAGCACCTTTTGCGCCTCGTCAACACCGGCTCAGAGATGATCTTTCGCTTCGCAGTCGACCAGCACCACATGACCGTGGTAGCCATGGATttcatccccatccagccTTTCGAAACCGATACgctcctcatcgccatcggCCAGCGCTACGATGTCATCATCGAAGCCGACCAGTCTCCTGACGTTGCGTACTGGGCTCGAGGTGTTCCCATGACGAGCTGTTtcgccatcaacctcatgtCAACCGATATCCGGGCCATTGTCCGGTACGAATCCGATACCCCCGTCACAGGCGACCCAACAAGTACCTCGTGGTTGATGCTCGACACTTGCGCGGACGAAGACCTCTCCAACTTGGTGCCTCATATTACTCATTCGGTCGGCCCATCTGCCCTCACTCAGAACTTTAACGCTGtgctcctccccagccaggGCGACAACTACGCAGTGAGATGGCGAGTAGGCGGTTCTGAGCCATACCGCCCGCCCAAGAACAATCCCGTTGTGAAGCAAGTTATTGATACCGCGGCTGTCAACCTCACAGCCGACTTCAATCCCATCGACCTGACGTCTTTGGCTCCCTCGTCATGGGTGTATCTCATCGTCGAGTCACTTGCTCCACTGCCTCACCCTCTGCATCTTCATGGCCATGACACGTATGTTCTAGCCAGAGGAACAGGGCCGTATGTGGAGCTCCTGACGAGCCTGGACCTGGAGAgtccgccgaggagggacACGTTCAATCTACCACAGAGCGGGTATGTGGTGTTGGCGTTCCAGACAGATAACCCGGGCAGTTGGTTACTCCACTGCCATATCCAGTGGCATATACATCAGGGGTTTGCCCTCACTTTGGTGGAAGGGAGCCCTAGCTCGATTCAGGGCGTCTATGGAAGTGGCGAGGATGCGGAGATGAGAAGAGTTTGTCAGAACTGGGGTTCGAGCGGCCTGGAGACGACGGATTGA